ACGAAATTGGCCGTAAGCAGGCAGAGATTCTGAAATCAACGAATGAAAGCTCGCTGAACAGCTTCACATCAGAAGAAGTTCATCCCAAAAAGTACGGATTTGCTACATTCAAGCAAGTTCAAAATGAATACGAAGTAGTTTGTCCAGGTATCAATGATGAAATTCAAGGATTTGCTGACGAGTTGGGATCGCCAATTGAAAAGATCATGTTCTATGACGCAAGTTATCTTGTGCAGGCTAATTGCTCGCATATGGTTGTATTGCCGTCTCTCACCCTCAATAAACATTTACTGGTAGGCCGAAGCTATGAACAGATTCCAGAGGAAGAAGATTTGCGTTTATGCACGACCCAGGTTAAGGGAAAGGCCCGCCACATCGGTTTTTCAGTCTTCCTTTTTGGACGGCAGGAGGGCATGAATGAGTACGGATTGAGCCTTACTATGTCTGCCGGTATGGCAGCAGGATATCCAAGCGAATGGAACAAAAAGACGGGACTGGGTTATTGGGTAATTCAACGTGGAATTTTAGATAACTGCAGAGATGTAAAAGATGCCTTGGAAAAACTCCGAATGTGTCCCCCGACCTCAAATACCAATATATTATTAGCTGAGCGTAATGGCAAAGCCGCTTTAGTAGAAATCTACGCTGGAGAGATGCAAGTAAAGGAGATAAACGACGCCTCAGATTGGCCCTGTTTGGTATCTACTAATCACTTCACATTGCCTGGTATGGCTGAAC
The sequence above is drawn from the Acidobacteriota bacterium genome and encodes:
- a CDS encoding C45 family peptidase, which translates into the protein MTEQYIIREGVFQHITLEGTSYEIGRKQAEILKSTNESSLNSFTSEEVHPKKYGFATFKQVQNEYEVVCPGINDEIQGFADELGSPIEKIMFYDASYLVQANCSHMVVLPSLTLNKHLLVGRSYEQIPEEEDLRLCTTQVKGKARHIGFSVFLFGRQEGMNEYGLSLTMSAGMAAGYPSEWNKKTGLGYWVIQRGILDNCRDVKDALEKLRMCPPTSNTNILLAERNGKAALVEIYAGEMQVKEINDASDWPCLVSTNHFTLPGMAERNHHQIILDTSPPRAEAIRSGIEGAQPSVTRETLRGILTTEIPNGCFGPYYSDGFGTLWSMIFDLTAGEVEICFGAPGYNPWRTFTLENVGEVREYEAIFPDKQGLFSDSVSQG